From one Butyricimonas faecihominis genomic stretch:
- a CDS encoding RagB/SusD family nutrient uptake outer membrane protein has product MKNMKNLLLMSCLIFCLAGCQDWLTIQPETQVTKEDMFKTQGGFYDALIGCYTLMRDNYSPDASMVVGGVEYMANLWITATDGGTAYDFASHDYRADLVEMNLSQLFLKQYEIIANVNTLLEYIDIQNNVLTEDEEDLYKGEALGLRAFIHFDLIRLWGPMPTGIDGNRDYLPYVTTVQLENYPYSNYQEYMTQLCTDLDSAELLLQRVDLIVANDKSVSYRQNRMNYYAVLGLQARVHLWLGEHDEALRYARLVKEATVAGEKKQFALGVENDFLRYDRVLYSCEQLFGISLEEFNDNMIADGSYAAFEQKSTNLSELYAAEDIRFRYLWYTDDGGGLRSSNKYGNMASFDTENPAPTKSVPLIRLSEMYLIIAECAGLTEANMVYTEFLASRGLTTTELTENNRQEIILQEYLKEFYAEGQMFFVYKRLGTVNMRWSSRMCGEDVYVLPLPLRELSTTENY; this is encoded by the coding sequence ATGAAAAATATGAAGAATTTATTATTGATGTCTTGCTTGATATTCTGCTTGGCGGGTTGTCAGGATTGGTTGACGATTCAGCCGGAAACACAAGTGACAAAAGAAGATATGTTCAAGACACAGGGGGGATTTTATGATGCCTTGATCGGTTGTTATACTTTGATGCGGGATAATTATTCTCCGGATGCGAGTATGGTTGTCGGGGGAGTGGAGTATATGGCCAATCTTTGGATAACGGCTACGGATGGGGGAACGGCTTATGATTTTGCGTCTCATGATTATCGGGCAGACTTGGTTGAGATGAATTTGTCCCAGCTATTTTTGAAACAATACGAGATTATTGCAAACGTGAATACTTTGTTGGAGTATATTGATATTCAGAATAACGTATTGACGGAAGATGAAGAAGACCTGTATAAAGGGGAAGCTTTAGGTTTACGGGCTTTTATCCATTTTGATTTGATTCGTTTGTGGGGACCAATGCCAACTGGGATTGATGGAAATCGGGACTATCTACCTTATGTGACTACGGTTCAATTGGAGAATTATCCGTATTCTAATTATCAGGAATACATGACCCAACTTTGTACAGATTTGGATTCGGCTGAATTGTTATTGCAACGAGTGGACTTGATCGTGGCAAATGATAAGTCAGTATCATATCGGCAAAATCGGATGAATTATTATGCTGTGCTTGGTTTACAGGCTCGGGTACATTTGTGGCTGGGAGAGCATGATGAGGCTTTACGTTACGCCCGATTAGTAAAAGAAGCTACGGTTGCAGGTGAGAAAAAACAGTTTGCTTTGGGGGTTGAAAATGATTTTTTGCGTTATGACAGAGTGTTGTATAGTTGTGAGCAATTGTTTGGAATAAGTCTTGAAGAATTTAATGATAACATGATTGCAGACGGTTCTTATGCTGCTTTTGAACAAAAAAGTACTAATCTGAGTGAATTGTATGCGGCGGAAGATATTCGTTTCCGGTATTTATGGTATACTGATGATGGTGGGGGCCTTCGTTCTTCAAATAAATATGGTAATATGGCGTCATTTGACACCGAGAACCCGGCACCGACTAAAAGTGTTCCTTTGATTCGTTTGTCTGAGATGTATTTGATTATTGCAGAATGTGCCGGTTTGACAGAAGCGAATATGGTATATACTGAATTTTTAGCTTCTCGGGGATTGACGACAACCGAATTGACGGAAAATAATAGACAGGAAATTATTCTACAGGAGTATTTAAAGGAGTTTTATGCGGAGGGACAGATGTTTTTCGTGTACAAACGTTTGGGAACTGTAAATATGCGTTGGTCTTCCAGAATGTGTGGAGAGGACGTTTACGTGTTACCGCTACCGTTACGGGAATTAAGTACGACTGAAAATTATTAA
- a CDS encoding DUF4843 domain-containing protein, whose amino-acid sequence MIRKLILSLCVGFCCLACEEALPDYNTTWSGVQFVLGQTLNPERFSYSFIGKEDTRMMDTLWFTVRPQGLLPERSSRIRLEQYEGKEWKYIYGEDGAIADSVLRVFPHQAEAGVHYVAFDDERMAEHLTLEPGELEAQIPVIVMRDRSLQDTTYTLFFHIVDSEDLKAGDEKYCNIQLGIADCLTRPAAWNNWFFAGTWSQTRHEFMIKVTGEDWDDEFINTLDLDQKNYYLYVFNRELKKENAARAEDGLPPLRDDPNDPNTDIIFPTVANF is encoded by the coding sequence ATGATACGTAAATTAATATTGTCTTTATGCGTGGGCTTTTGTTGTTTGGCTTGCGAGGAGGCGTTGCCCGATTATAATACAACTTGGAGTGGGGTTCAGTTTGTTTTAGGTCAAACCCTAAATCCCGAAAGATTCAGTTATTCTTTTATTGGGAAAGAAGATACGAGGATGATGGATACACTTTGGTTTACCGTACGACCGCAAGGACTGCTACCGGAAAGAAGTAGCCGGATTAGATTGGAGCAATATGAAGGAAAGGAATGGAAATATATTTATGGGGAGGATGGTGCGATTGCGGATTCTGTATTACGAGTTTTTCCCCATCAGGCAGAAGCGGGAGTACACTATGTAGCTTTTGATGATGAACGAATGGCGGAGCATTTGACTTTGGAGCCCGGAGAGTTGGAGGCTCAAATTCCGGTAATTGTTATGCGGGATAGATCTTTACAAGATACGACATATACTCTCTTTTTCCATATTGTGGATTCGGAAGATTTGAAAGCAGGGGATGAAAAGTATTGTAATATCCAGTTGGGAATAGCCGATTGTCTGACTCGGCCAGCTGCTTGGAATAATTGGTTTTTTGCGGGAACTTGGAGTCAAACTCGTCATGAGTTCATGATTAAGGTGACTGGAGAGGACTGGGATGATGAATTTATAAATACACTTGATCTAGACCAAAAGAACTATTATTTGTATGTGTTCAACCGAGAACTAAAGAAAGAAAATGCGGCACGAGCTGAAGATGGATTACCTCCTCTGAGAGATGATCCTAATGATCCGAACACGGATATTATTTTCCCAACAGTTGCAAATTTTTAA